The following coding sequences lie in one Leptospira stimsonii genomic window:
- a CDS encoding bactofilin family protein, with translation MALVKNSSEVTNSTIGENSYFSGKFFINGSLKIDGKFEGKSLQAEQLYIGVTGKVKTNITAASVIIEGIVIGNITARNRVMLLPTSKILGDIRTPELIIQNGVILEGRCMISNDLKHSAKDLIDLEYSKDALSVEKIFGKQSGAKE, from the coding sequence ATGGCACTCGTTAAAAATTCATCCGAAGTTACTAACTCCACCATCGGAGAAAATTCCTACTTCAGCGGAAAATTCTTTATCAACGGATCTCTCAAGATCGACGGAAAATTCGAAGGTAAATCTTTGCAGGCAGAACAGCTCTACATCGGTGTTACCGGAAAGGTAAAAACCAATATCACAGCCGCCAGCGTTATCATAGAAGGAATCGTAATCGGAAACATCACGGCAAGAAACCGAGTGATGCTCCTTCCGACTTCCAAAATTTTGGGAGATATCAGAACTCCGGAATTGATCATTCAGAACGGAGTGATTCTGGAAGGACGTTGTATGATCTCCAACGACCTCAAACATTCCGCAAAAGATCTGATCGACCTCGAATATTCCAAAGACGCTCTGAGCGTGGAAAAAATCTTCGGGAAACAATCCGGCGCGAAAGAATAA